The following are encoded in a window of Sutcliffiella horikoshii genomic DNA:
- a CDS encoding B12-binding domain-containing radical SAM protein, with product MKIIATTLNAKYIHTNLAIRYLKAYAEPEFKIDLVEYTIKDPVMNIVSDLIQKKPDVIGFSCYIWNIEETIKVMSMLKKINPELILVLGGPEVTYDVSEWLDRLTDVDFIVLGEGEITFKQLLQELQGKQNFESISGLAYRDGENKKISPQRNKVDLKELPSPYRFDEDLTQLGKRVTYFETSRGCPFSCQFCLSSIEVGVRYFDREKVKEDIRFLMNNGAKTIKFVDRTFNISRSYAMEMFRFLIDEHLPGTVFQFEITADIMRPEVIEFLNQEAPAGLFRFEIGVQSTNDSTNELVMRKQNFAKLSRTVTMVKEGGKIDQHLDLIAGLPEEDYHSFKKTFNDVFALRPEELQLGFLKMLRGTGLRIRSNDHAYIYMDHAPYEILGNNILSFDDIIRIKQVEDVLEKFWNDHRMDATVEHLVTHVFETPFDFFQDFGAYWDKQGWARIGHQLEDLYKRLYSFLHEEKPQAMSVMESMMKYDYLRHQKFKPRKPWWQDRIEKEDRTYIYKQVIENPAVLGDQFSAHNLNEKELYKHTIIESLQFDLAHYLNNGEIMEEESYVLVYFNQNLNKAEIYPINSKAKKTAS from the coding sequence ATGAAAATAATTGCTACAACATTAAACGCGAAATATATTCATACCAATCTTGCTATTCGCTATTTGAAAGCTTATGCAGAGCCGGAATTTAAAATCGACTTAGTTGAATATACGATTAAAGACCCTGTCATGAATATAGTATCTGACCTCATCCAAAAGAAACCGGATGTTATAGGATTCAGTTGCTATATTTGGAACATAGAAGAAACGATCAAGGTCATGAGCATGTTGAAGAAAATCAACCCGGAACTTATCCTCGTCCTTGGTGGTCCTGAGGTGACCTATGATGTGAGTGAATGGCTTGACCGTTTAACGGACGTTGATTTCATCGTACTCGGCGAAGGAGAAATCACTTTCAAGCAATTGCTTCAAGAGCTACAAGGTAAACAAAACTTCGAGTCCATCAGCGGACTTGCATACAGGGATGGAGAGAACAAAAAAATCTCCCCTCAACGAAACAAAGTGGATTTAAAGGAACTTCCTTCACCATATCGATTTGACGAAGACCTCACTCAACTTGGCAAAAGGGTGACATACTTCGAGACAAGCAGGGGCTGTCCTTTCAGCTGTCAGTTCTGCCTATCATCCATTGAAGTAGGAGTTCGTTATTTTGATCGTGAAAAAGTAAAAGAAGATATTCGCTTCCTGATGAACAATGGAGCTAAGACCATTAAATTCGTGGACCGCACCTTTAATATCAGTCGAAGCTATGCTATGGAAATGTTCCGCTTCTTAATTGATGAGCATCTTCCGGGCACCGTTTTCCAATTTGAAATTACCGCGGACATCATGAGGCCTGAAGTTATCGAATTTTTGAACCAGGAAGCTCCTGCAGGACTGTTCCGTTTTGAAATCGGCGTGCAGTCGACCAACGACTCCACAAATGAACTTGTGATGCGTAAACAGAACTTCGCCAAATTATCGCGCACTGTCACAATGGTAAAAGAAGGCGGAAAGATTGATCAACATTTAGATTTGATTGCCGGATTGCCGGAAGAAGATTATCACTCATTCAAGAAAACCTTTAATGATGTATTTGCCCTTCGTCCTGAAGAGCTGCAACTTGGCTTCTTGAAAATGTTACGCGGGACAGGATTAAGGATTCGCTCGAACGATCATGCTTACATTTATATGGATCATGCTCCATATGAAATTCTCGGAAATAATATTTTAAGCTTTGATGACATCATCCGAATCAAGCAAGTGGAAGACGTTCTTGAAAAGTTCTGGAACGATCATCGAATGGACGCCACGGTTGAGCACCTGGTTACCCATGTGTTTGAAACACCTTTCGACTTCTTCCAAGATTTCGGCGCATATTGGGATAAACAAGGTTGGGCAAGAATCGGGCATCAACTTGAAGACCTTTACAAGCGCCTGTATTCCTTTTTACATGAAGAAAAACCGCAAGCAATGTCTGTAATGGAAAGCATGATGAAATACGATTACCTGCGTCATCAGAAATTTAAGCCTCGTAAACCTTGGTGGCAGGATCGTATTGAAAAAGAAGATAGAACCTATATTTACAAGCAAGTAATTGAAAACCCTGCGGTATTGGGTGACCAATTTTCTGCGCATAACTTAAACGAAAAAGAACTATATAAACATACGATCATTGAAAGCCTTCAATTCGATCTCGCACATTACCTTAATAATGGTGAAATCATGGAAGAGGAAAGCTATGTATTAGTCTATTTCAACCAAAACTTAAACAAAGCAGAAATTTACCCTATAAATTCTAAAGCGAAAAAAACTGCTAGCTGA
- a CDS encoding LacI family DNA-binding transcriptional regulator, producing the protein MTTIKDIARVAGVSVTTVSRALNGYSDVNKKTRQRIEEVAKELNYSPNTVARSLVMKKSKTIGLLVSDMNREGVKDNFTFEVLCGINEASANSDYDLVLFSTTSSKQSQKTYTQLCRERRVDGVILQGIKTDDPYLQEVVESDIPCVLVDIPQESETVGYVTTDNVEGAKKAVAHLIERGHKNIAMINGHEKADVSIRRLQGYMEVLNNEKVPYRSEWIKNGDFKEKVAEEVAMELLTEHPEITAVFCASDLMGLGVLKAVNKIGKKVPDDIAVIGYDDIMLASYANPSLSTIRQDKFKLGFEAAVLLIDMLEGREQSHARIIDTELIIRESTK; encoded by the coding sequence ATGACGACTATAAAAGATATAGCAAGAGTGGCTGGTGTTTCTGTCACAACGGTTTCAAGAGCTTTAAATGGTTATAGTGATGTGAATAAAAAGACACGACAAAGAATTGAGGAAGTGGCCAAGGAATTAAACTACAGTCCGAATACGGTAGCCAGAAGTCTTGTAATGAAGAAGTCAAAAACAATTGGGCTCCTTGTTTCTGATATGAACAGAGAAGGGGTCAAGGATAATTTTACATTTGAGGTTCTTTGTGGAATTAACGAAGCTTCTGCAAACTCTGATTATGACCTTGTGCTTTTTAGTACTACATCATCAAAACAAAGCCAGAAGACATATACGCAGCTTTGTAGGGAGCGAAGAGTAGATGGCGTGATATTACAGGGGATTAAAACAGATGACCCTTATTTGCAAGAGGTGGTCGAAAGTGACATACCTTGTGTACTGGTGGATATCCCACAGGAATCAGAAACTGTAGGCTATGTTACGACTGACAATGTAGAAGGTGCAAAAAAAGCGGTGGCCCATTTGATTGAGCGTGGCCATAAGAATATCGCGATGATAAACGGACATGAAAAGGCGGATGTAAGTATTCGACGATTGCAAGGGTATATGGAAGTGCTGAATAATGAAAAAGTGCCATATAGATCAGAATGGATCAAAAATGGTGATTTTAAAGAGAAAGTGGCAGAAGAAGTTGCAATGGAACTTTTGACAGAACACCCTGAGATTACAGCAGTTTTTTGCGCCAGTGATTTGATGGGGCTAGGTGTACTGAAGGCAGTAAACAAAATCGGTAAGAAAGTGCCGGACGATATAGCGGTAATCGGCTATGACGATATTATGCTGGCTTCTTATGCCAACCCAAGCTTATCAACTATACGTCAAGATAAGTTTAAATTAGGATTTGAGGCGGCAGTTCTACTTATAGATATGCTGGAGGGAAGAGAACAGTCTCATGCAAGGATCATTGATACCGAACTCATTATTAGAGAATCTACAAAATAA
- a CDS encoding ABC transporter substrate-binding protein yields the protein MKAKKWLASGVTTMLIGGILSGCSGGSSGSSEGSGDNVEITLAGWGGNPSETRLLKEALDSFEEKHPNIKVKHEVISDQYMDVMKTRLIGGEAPDVFYLDAFEAPALIETGVLEPLDDYVTDEFNVDDFEQPLLEAFQKDGVTYGFPKDYSTLALFYNKKMFEEAGVEVPTTWDELREVSKQLTKDGVVGLGVAPELARMYYIAESLGGEVVKDNKANFGDEKVIEALQPIIDQRNTDKTAAQASDVGANWGGEMFGQEKAAMVIEGNWAIPFLEDTFPNVEYGTAEIPTVNGEKSTMAYTVSYVMNAASEKKEASWKLIEYLTGPEGMEIWTSKGYALPTRKSVAEKLGFDQDEKRAALVAGASYATVWANGVNLPTIMNNFNNQFVSAFLGQRPLDEALKEAEEQANREIGE from the coding sequence ATGAAAGCAAAAAAATGGTTGGCTTCAGGTGTTACCACAATGCTTATAGGTGGAATTTTATCTGGTTGTAGTGGAGGAAGCAGTGGTTCTTCAGAAGGTTCGGGTGACAATGTAGAAATTACATTGGCCGGATGGGGTGGGAACCCTTCCGAAACACGTTTGCTGAAAGAAGCTTTGGATTCTTTTGAAGAAAAGCATCCGAATATTAAAGTGAAACATGAAGTGATTTCCGATCAGTATATGGATGTAATGAAAACACGCTTAATTGGCGGAGAAGCACCCGATGTATTCTATTTAGATGCTTTCGAAGCTCCTGCTTTAATTGAAACTGGAGTACTAGAACCTCTTGATGATTATGTGACAGATGAGTTTAATGTTGACGATTTTGAACAACCGCTTCTAGAAGCTTTCCAAAAGGATGGAGTAACTTATGGATTCCCTAAAGATTATTCCACGCTTGCTTTATTTTACAATAAGAAAATGTTTGAAGAAGCTGGGGTAGAAGTGCCAACAACATGGGATGAGCTTCGTGAAGTATCCAAGCAGCTGACAAAGGATGGGGTTGTCGGACTTGGTGTAGCTCCGGAACTTGCAAGAATGTATTACATCGCTGAGTCTCTTGGAGGAGAAGTGGTGAAGGACAATAAAGCAAACTTTGGGGATGAGAAGGTCATTGAAGCGTTACAGCCAATCATCGACCAACGAAATACAGATAAAACTGCTGCACAAGCTTCAGATGTAGGAGCAAACTGGGGCGGAGAAATGTTTGGACAAGAAAAAGCGGCAATGGTAATAGAGGGTAACTGGGCGATTCCTTTCCTTGAGGATACATTCCCTAATGTTGAATATGGTACAGCGGAGATTCCTACTGTAAATGGTGAAAAATCGACCATGGCATATACGGTTTCCTATGTAATGAATGCAGCATCCGAGAAAAAGGAAGCCTCCTGGAAGCTGATTGAATATTTAACAGGTCCTGAAGGCATGGAGATCTGGACTTCTAAAGGGTATGCATTGCCAACTAGAAAGTCAGTTGCGGAGAAACTTGGCTTTGATCAGGATGAGAAGCGAGCAGCATTGGTTGCTGGTGCGTCATATGCTACTGTTTGGGCAAATGGTGTAAACCTGCCTACTATCATGAACAATTTTAATAACCAATTCGTTTCAGCTTTCCTTGGACAGCGTCCGCTTGATGAAGCATTAAAAGAAGCAGAAGAACAAGCAAACAGGGAAATTGGCGAATAA
- a CDS encoding alpha/beta-type small acid-soluble spore protein, with protein sequence MARSNKLLVPGIEQALDQIKYEIAQEFGVSLGSDTAARSNGSVGGEITKRLVAQAQSQMNGK encoded by the coding sequence ATGGCACGTAGCAATAAATTACTCGTACCTGGAATTGAGCAGGCTCTTGACCAAATCAAATACGAAATTGCACAAGAATTTGGTGTGTCCCTTGGTTCTGACACTGCTGCACGCTCCAATGGTTCTGTTGGTGGAGAAATCACTAAACGCCTAGTAGCACAAGCACAATCTCAGATGAATGGTAAATAA
- a CDS encoding amylo-alpha-1,6-glucosidase, giving the protein MDYRVIKENDLFILTDTNGNIPEQHPYGLGLYTKDTRFLSKLDVKINGEEPILLHSDAAENYMATILMTNPHMERNGELILWRESVEIKRTRFIYNDVFYESLTVKNYYPKSVNFDLSVHMDVDFADMFIVRGFQNGEIGKRTGQTVDGESFTFHYEGADNLARRTYVEWDKDAYYIDGEKGEVFFQFNLDHEEEQTITFKIQPQHGNEKSVNILSASDALEKLKESYNSWNNSITKVKTDWLPLQRLIDRGLGDLRVLLTDLGYGKFPVAGLPWFGVPFGRDSLIAALQMLAFQPEVAKGTLYTMASKQGTKVDPWRDEQPGKIMHEIRYGELATTEQIPFTPYYGTIDATPLFLILLTEYVKWTGDLKVVEDLKVNIEAALTWIDQYGDRDGDMFVEYHQEASKGIANQGWKDSGDSIVHRNGDYATTPIALSEVQGYVYQAKMGVASIYDKLGDPERAAVLREESTKLKIKFDEEFWMDDVNFYAIALDKNKQQVGTITSNPGHILFSEMLEEDKANAVIETLVSPKMFSGFGIRTMGTGEAGYNPMSYHDGSIWPHDNSMVLLGMSKIQKQGAANVVMEGLIEAAAHFEYDRLPELFCGYDKSVGKAVKYPVACSPQAWAAGTPLVFIQTILGLFPDALEKKIVLSPLLPNGMNELDVEKVKIGEGFLSLSVQKNAEGILELTIIENTTGFDIVQN; this is encoded by the coding sequence ATGGATTATAGAGTGATTAAAGAAAATGACTTATTTATACTTACAGACACCAACGGAAATATTCCCGAACAGCATCCATACGGATTGGGATTGTACACAAAGGATACCCGTTTTTTGAGCAAACTTGACGTGAAAATAAATGGCGAAGAACCAATTCTGCTACATTCAGATGCTGCAGAAAACTATATGGCGACGATTCTTATGACAAATCCTCATATGGAGAGGAACGGCGAACTTATTTTATGGAGAGAGTCTGTCGAGATTAAGCGCACACGTTTTATCTATAACGATGTATTCTATGAGTCGCTGACAGTGAAAAACTATTACCCTAAGAGTGTAAACTTTGATTTGAGCGTTCATATGGACGTGGATTTTGCTGATATGTTTATCGTTCGTGGCTTTCAGAATGGTGAAATAGGAAAAAGAACTGGACAAACAGTGGATGGGGAGTCGTTTACCTTCCACTATGAAGGTGCAGACAATCTTGCAAGACGGACATATGTTGAATGGGACAAGGATGCGTATTACATTGATGGAGAAAAAGGAGAAGTTTTCTTTCAGTTCAATTTAGATCATGAAGAAGAACAGACTATTACTTTCAAGATACAACCGCAACATGGAAATGAAAAATCAGTTAATATTCTTTCAGCTTCGGATGCTTTAGAGAAATTGAAAGAGTCCTATAATAGCTGGAATAACAGTATCACAAAGGTTAAAACGGATTGGCTTCCATTACAGCGCCTTATAGATCGTGGACTCGGAGATTTGAGAGTATTATTGACAGACCTTGGATATGGCAAGTTTCCTGTAGCTGGCCTACCGTGGTTTGGGGTTCCTTTTGGAAGGGACAGTCTAATCGCTGCTCTCCAGATGCTAGCGTTCCAACCGGAAGTTGCAAAAGGTACACTCTACACGATGGCAAGTAAACAAGGTACAAAAGTAGATCCGTGGCGGGATGAACAACCAGGAAAAATCATGCATGAGATCCGCTATGGAGAGCTTGCAACTACTGAGCAGATTCCATTTACTCCTTATTACGGGACCATTGACGCAACACCATTATTCCTAATACTTCTGACAGAGTATGTTAAATGGACTGGGGACCTTAAAGTTGTTGAGGACCTAAAAGTAAACATCGAAGCTGCGTTGACATGGATTGACCAGTATGGTGACCGCGACGGTGATATGTTTGTCGAATATCATCAGGAGGCAAGCAAAGGAATTGCCAACCAAGGGTGGAAGGATTCAGGAGATTCCATCGTCCACCGAAACGGTGATTACGCTACAACACCTATTGCACTTTCAGAAGTACAAGGATATGTCTATCAAGCGAAAATGGGTGTAGCTTCCATTTATGACAAACTTGGAGATCCCGAAAGGGCAGCAGTATTAAGAGAGGAAAGCACGAAGCTGAAAATCAAATTTGATGAAGAATTTTGGATGGATGATGTCAATTTCTATGCAATTGCTTTAGATAAGAATAAACAACAAGTAGGAACAATTACTTCAAACCCTGGCCATATTTTATTCTCTGAAATGCTTGAAGAGGATAAGGCTAATGCTGTCATTGAGACGCTCGTTTCTCCCAAAATGTTCTCAGGTTTCGGGATTCGCACTATGGGAACCGGGGAAGCGGGGTATAACCCGATGAGTTACCATGACGGCAGTATATGGCCACATGATAATAGCATGGTGTTACTGGGAATGTCGAAAATTCAGAAGCAGGGAGCTGCCAACGTTGTGATGGAAGGACTTATCGAGGCCGCAGCCCATTTCGAATATGATCGCCTTCCGGAATTGTTCTGTGGATATGATAAATCTGTTGGAAAAGCAGTCAAATATCCAGTTGCTTGTTCTCCACAGGCTTGGGCTGCGGGAACACCACTTGTTTTTATACAAACAATTCTAGGTCTTTTTCCTGATGCTTTGGAAAAGAAAATTGTATTATCTCCATTACTTCCAAACGGAATGAATGAACTGGATGTAGAGAAGGTTAAAATTGGTGAAGGTTTTCTATCCCTATCAGTTCAAAAAAATGCTGAAGGAATTTTGGAACTCACAATTATTGAAAATACTACAGGTTTTGATATCGTTCAGAATTAG
- a CDS encoding carbohydrate ABC transporter permease produces the protein MKKRRTYSKRSLREASQGYSLMAPTIFVLALFIIGPILYAFFLSFHKVQLLGTATYEFVGLSNFTNISDDSRALRALWNTFKYVIIVVPIQTLLALILAATLNAGLKGQSIFRIVYFLPTLTSSAVLTLIFMWMYNQNGLVNEILSILGLPTYNWMGDPSVALIAIMIMNIWATAPFFMVIYLAALQDIPDSLYEAAELDGANAFKKFIYITVPNLRPVTSFVVIMGLIGTFQLFDQSFIFSGGSGGPDNSTLTVVLLIYQYAFKSLGTMGYAAAIAVMLSIVILVATLLQRKFSKEESLY, from the coding sequence ATGAAGAAAAGACGTACCTATTCAAAACGCTCGTTAAGAGAAGCATCACAAGGCTATTCTCTTATGGCTCCAACAATTTTTGTGTTGGCTTTATTCATTATTGGTCCTATTTTATATGCATTTTTCTTATCTTTTCATAAAGTTCAGCTGTTAGGTACGGCAACGTATGAGTTTGTTGGGTTGAGCAACTTTACGAACATCTCCGATGACAGTCGGGCTTTACGTGCACTCTGGAATACTTTTAAGTATGTTATTATCGTGGTTCCGATTCAAACGTTGCTAGCACTTATTTTAGCCGCTACGTTAAATGCAGGATTGAAGGGACAAAGTATATTTAGAATTGTTTATTTCTTACCGACCTTAACATCCTCTGCTGTATTGACATTAATATTCATGTGGATGTACAACCAAAATGGATTGGTAAATGAAATTTTATCGATATTAGGCCTTCCAACTTATAACTGGATGGGAGATCCAAGTGTAGCGTTAATCGCAATAATGATAATGAACATTTGGGCAACAGCACCGTTTTTTATGGTCATCTATCTAGCAGCCCTGCAGGATATTCCGGACTCGTTATACGAAGCTGCAGAGCTTGATGGCGCCAATGCCTTCAAAAAATTCATCTATATCACTGTGCCGAATTTGCGTCCAGTTACTTCTTTTGTAGTCATTATGGGTTTGATCGGTACCTTCCAACTGTTTGATCAGTCCTTCATATTTTCAGGAGGTTCGGGTGGACCGGATAATTCTACATTGACTGTCGTTTTATTGATTTACCAATATGCGTTCAAGAGTCTTGGTACAATGGGATATGCTGCAGCCATTGCCGTCATGCTTTCCATCGTAATTTTAGTGGCAACATTATTGCAACGTAAATTTTCAAAAGAAGAATCTCTATATTAA
- a CDS encoding carbohydrate ABC transporter permease, protein MKKKLSVGKALLYGILILYAVITLVPFIWAVSSSFKTLEEIVSGTINFIPKNFTFDNYKQIFLEQELFPRWLLNSLIIGVAGTSLNLLFNSMAGYALARLSFPGRKTLFIIILAVLMIPAQVTMIPNYLILRELGWLNSYQGMIVPAMINATFIFMMRQFFINFPKELEEAAEMDGLSRFGTFFKIVIPLAKPALAAQAIFVFMGFWNDFMRPLIILSDPSMFTLPLGLNTFKGQYISYWNYIMAASMVFTLPVLLLYGFFNRYFIKGISFTGGK, encoded by the coding sequence ATGAAAAAGAAACTTAGCGTTGGAAAAGCATTGTTGTATGGGATTCTCATTTTATATGCAGTCATCACACTTGTCCCCTTTATTTGGGCAGTCTCTTCTTCCTTTAAGACTTTAGAAGAGATCGTAAGCGGGACCATCAACTTCATACCGAAGAATTTTACATTTGATAACTATAAGCAGATTTTCTTGGAACAGGAGCTATTTCCTCGTTGGCTCTTGAACAGCTTGATTATTGGGGTTGCAGGAACTTCACTAAACCTATTATTTAATTCAATGGCTGGATATGCTTTGGCACGTTTAAGTTTTCCGGGGCGTAAAACATTGTTTATTATTATACTTGCAGTTTTAATGATTCCCGCTCAAGTAACCATGATTCCTAACTACTTAATACTTCGTGAGTTAGGTTGGTTGAACTCTTATCAAGGCATGATTGTCCCAGCGATGATTAATGCCACCTTCATCTTTATGATGAGACAGTTCTTCATCAATTTTCCGAAAGAGCTGGAGGAAGCAGCAGAAATGGATGGACTGAGCCGATTCGGAACATTTTTCAAAATAGTCATTCCTTTGGCGAAACCTGCACTAGCCGCACAAGCCATTTTCGTATTTATGGGATTCTGGAACGACTTTATGAGGCCGTTGATTATCTTGTCAGATCCTTCCATGTTCACGTTGCCACTTGGTCTGAATACTTTCAAGGGACAATATATCAGTTACTGGAACTATATCATGGCAGCTTCCATGGTATTTACGCTGCCAGTACTACTCCTATACGGCTTCTTTAACCGCTACTTTATCAAAGGAATCTCCTTTACAGGCGGAAAATAA
- a CDS encoding TrkH family potassium uptake protein produces MIKFKNSITKKIHSLSPAQLIVSFYFIAVLIAVSLLSLPVARYEGVDWSFINALFTAVSAVSVTGLTVLNTVETFTVPGIFILAFVLQFGGVGVMAVGTFIWLLLGRKIGLKERRLMMIDQNQSNLSGIVKLIKQILVLILSIELLGSIILGTYFLSYYDTWQEAYFHGFFASVSATTNGGFDITGQSLIPFANDYFVQFIVMILITAGAIGFPVLVEVKEFIVNKNGRFRFSLFTKITSITFACLITFGALAIIILESNAYFKGMNWHESLFYALFQSVTTRSGGLATMDVSEFGISTLLVMCGLMFIGASPSSVGGGIRTTTFALNILFLFHFARGHKNIKIFGREIHEEDIIKSLVVLLLAILICSSAVIVLSVTEEFALIQILFEVCSAFGTTGLSTGITPDLSSIGKFIIICLMFIGRVGLLTFLFILESKQKPPNYRYPVERVIIG; encoded by the coding sequence ATGATAAAGTTTAAAAATTCTATTACCAAGAAAATACATAGTCTATCTCCAGCACAACTTATCGTCAGCTTTTATTTTATTGCTGTACTTATTGCAGTAAGCCTACTTAGTCTTCCTGTAGCAAGATATGAGGGAGTTGATTGGAGCTTCATCAATGCTCTATTTACGGCAGTCAGCGCCGTAAGTGTTACTGGTTTGACTGTACTAAATACTGTGGAGACTTTTACGGTGCCTGGGATCTTTATCTTGGCATTTGTCCTGCAATTTGGCGGGGTAGGTGTCATGGCGGTAGGAACATTTATTTGGCTGCTTTTAGGGCGTAAAATAGGGCTCAAAGAGAGAAGGTTGATGATGATTGATCAAAATCAGTCCAACCTATCGGGTATCGTAAAGCTGATAAAGCAGATTCTAGTTTTAATTCTCTCTATCGAGTTGCTTGGTTCAATCATTTTAGGAACTTATTTCTTGTCCTATTATGATACTTGGCAGGAAGCTTATTTTCATGGATTCTTTGCTTCTGTCAGTGCCACTACCAATGGTGGTTTTGACATTACAGGACAATCACTGATTCCTTTTGCAAATGATTATTTTGTGCAGTTCATTGTAATGATATTAATTACTGCGGGTGCTATCGGGTTTCCTGTTTTAGTGGAAGTGAAAGAATTTATCGTCAATAAAAATGGAAGATTTCGCTTTTCTTTATTTACTAAAATTACAAGCATCACGTTTGCGTGTTTGATCACGTTTGGTGCACTGGCAATCATTATATTGGAATCTAACGCTTACTTTAAGGGGATGAATTGGCACGAATCTTTGTTTTACGCGTTATTCCAGTCCGTTACGACAAGAAGTGGCGGGCTCGCTACAATGGATGTAAGTGAATTTGGCATCTCTACACTTCTAGTAATGTGTGGTCTCATGTTCATCGGTGCTTCCCCAAGTTCTGTTGGCGGTGGTATTAGAACGACGACATTCGCCTTGAATATTTTGTTCTTATTTCATTTTGCACGAGGGCATAAAAACATTAAAATTTTTGGAAGAGAAATACACGAGGAAGATATTATTAAGTCGCTGGTTGTTCTACTTCTTGCTATACTCATTTGTTCTTCTGCAGTTATTGTCTTGAGTGTCACAGAAGAATTTGCATTGATTCAAATCCTTTTTGAAGTCTGTTCTGCTTTCGGGACAACAGGACTCTCTACAGGAATTACACCTGATTTATCTTCAATAGGGAAGTTCATTATTATTTGTTTGATGTTTATAGGGCGAGTGGGACTGTTAACATTCTTATTCATCCTTGAAAGTAAACAAAAACCACCGAACTACCGTTATCCGGTGGAACGAGTCATTATTGGTTGA
- a CDS encoding anti-sigma factor domain-containing protein, with amino-acid sequence MKKGIVLEVHDEHVTILTPEGEFLKSRKQKGQVALGEEIVFFPLHRAETAKKGKWASAFRGKWAIISVMTAIILALTLYPRYSSNQVYAYVSVDVNPSIELGINKDMKVISLDAYNKEGEDILKQLKNWENEDITSVSSKIFDIFRQKGFLNENSEVLIASVLANETNSGWKTLMQNKITTISEKVQQDKVSITTLETTIEERSDALKEGISPGKYIQKEQETELVESEDTSKSEPAPTMPLNQKPLEIKHTNAKEEKSGPPSFVEIKKSEKEAEKNERKDWQEQQKIDKKERQEHWKPEKKEWKKEREEKREDKKQQKEENRKDKKQQREENRADWKQDNRGNKGKNNGYNKADNEKKGPPSHAKPKGKHDHHDSTKGKNNHDDKKGNNR; translated from the coding sequence GTGAAAAAAGGGATTGTGCTCGAAGTTCATGATGAACATGTCACCATTCTGACCCCTGAGGGTGAGTTTTTGAAATCGAGAAAACAAAAGGGGCAAGTAGCTTTAGGGGAGGAAATCGTTTTTTTTCCTTTGCATAGGGCAGAGACCGCAAAAAAAGGGAAATGGGCTTCGGCTTTTCGCGGAAAGTGGGCCATAATCAGTGTAATGACTGCAATAATTTTGGCTTTGACTCTGTATCCTAGATATTCAAGTAACCAAGTGTATGCGTACGTCTCCGTTGACGTTAATCCAAGTATTGAACTGGGCATAAACAAAGATATGAAGGTTATCTCCTTGGATGCTTACAATAAAGAAGGCGAGGATATCCTCAAGCAATTAAAAAATTGGGAGAATGAGGATATCACAAGCGTGTCGTCCAAAATATTTGATATTTTCCGTCAAAAGGGGTTTCTTAACGAAAACAGTGAAGTGCTGATAGCTTCGGTATTAGCTAACGAAACAAATTCTGGATGGAAAACGTTGATGCAGAATAAAATTACAACCATCTCAGAAAAAGTCCAACAGGATAAGGTCAGTATCACCACATTGGAAACAACCATTGAAGAGCGTTCGGATGCTTTAAAAGAAGGAATTTCCCCTGGGAAATACATTCAGAAAGAACAAGAAACGGAATTGGTTGAAAGTGAAGATACCTCCAAGTCAGAACCGGCACCCACTATGCCTTTGAACCAAAAACCACTTGAAATAAAGCACACCAATGCAAAAGAAGAGAAAAGTGGTCCGCCAAGCTTTGTAGAAATAAAGAAGAGCGAGAAAGAAGCTGAAAAAAATGAGCGTAAGGATTGGCAGGAACAGCAAAAAATAGATAAAAAAGAACGCCAAGAGCATTGGAAGCCAGAAAAGAAAGAATGGAAAAAAGAGAGAGAAGAAAAGCGGGAAGATAAGAAACAGCAAAAAGAAGAAAATCGGAAAGATAAGAAACAGCAAAGAGAAGAAAACCGGGCGGATTGGAAACAAGACAACAGGGGAAACAAGGGGAAAAACAACGGATATAATAAAGCTGACAATGAAAAGAAGGGACCTCCTTCTCATGCCAAACCAAAAGGTAAACATGATCACCATGATTCTACAAAAGGGAAAAATAATCATGATGATAAAAAAGGGAACAACAGATAA